In bacterium, a single window of DNA contains:
- a CDS encoding glycosyltransferase, with translation MRILLVDTTLYRPTTPLFLDALAASGHPYRFVDEGTFLAPLEHSLIHKVAYRLLHRRPLSYWRFNRTLRREAWRFRPDVVLIVKGTYVAPGTLRAIKRETGAFLVNYATDDPFNPAHSTPDLLASIPRYDLYCSTKHAILGDLREAGARRVAHLFFAYRPDLHFPEPPASDEERRRFSSDVAFIGGADRDRLPYASVIAGIPGVTLALYGGYWDQYPDLRPYARGFVVGRDYRLALGGSKIALCLVRRANRDGHVMRTFEIPACGAFMLAEDTEEHRRLFTEGVDAAFFESPEDLAAQVRHYLAHDSDRRRIAIAGHQHITEGGHTYRDRLAEILALVSAR, from the coding sequence TGGACGCGCTCGCCGCGTCCGGCCACCCCTACCGGTTCGTCGACGAGGGAACGTTCCTGGCCCCGCTCGAGCACTCCCTGATCCACAAGGTCGCCTACCGCCTGCTGCACCGCCGCCCGTTGAGCTACTGGCGGTTCAATCGCACGCTCCGCCGCGAGGCCTGGAGGTTCCGCCCGGACGTGGTCCTGATCGTGAAGGGCACGTACGTGGCGCCCGGCACGCTCCGCGCGATCAAGCGCGAGACGGGCGCGTTCCTCGTGAACTACGCGACCGACGATCCGTTCAACCCGGCGCACTCGACCCCGGACCTGCTCGCCTCGATCCCCAGGTATGACCTGTACTGCTCGACGAAGCACGCGATCCTGGGTGATCTGCGGGAGGCGGGCGCGCGCCGTGTCGCCCATCTCTTCTTTGCGTACCGGCCCGACTTGCACTTCCCCGAACCGCCCGCAAGCGACGAGGAGCGGCGGCGGTTCTCGTCGGACGTGGCGTTCATCGGCGGCGCCGATCGGGACCGCCTGCCCTACGCGAGCGTGATCGCGGGCATCCCCGGCGTGACGCTGGCCTTGTACGGCGGGTATTGGGACCAGTACCCGGACCTGCGACCATACGCGCGGGGATTTGTGGTTGGGCGGGACTATCGGCTGGCGCTCGGAGGTTCCAAGATCGCGCTGTGCCTGGTACGGCGAGCCAACCGCGACGGACACGTCATGCGGACCTTTGAAATCCCCGCATGCGGTGCGTTCATGCTGGCCGAGGACACGGAAGAACACCGCCGGCTCTTCACGGAGGGGGTCGACGCGGCGTTCTTCGAGTCACCGGAAGATCTCGCCGCGCAGGTGCGCCACTACCTCGCGCACGACTCGGATCGGCGTCGGATCGCGATCGCCGGGCACCAGCACATCACAGAGGGCGGCCACACCTATCGGGACCGACTTGCGGAGATCCTCGCGCTGGTCAGTGCGCGCTAG
- a CDS encoding O-antigen polymerase: protein MGEIVGSGVLLLLAAWCSVRRFRYLLTPSTVFVGVWFVIFVLYALDPFLLHLFSVPVTGFAAALHLASLLMVLAGAGLATLFRSHRPLAAARPDRRRSIAQFSFVFRAATASIIVVLACVVAYKVGMVLHRYGDPFAALCQVRYDLVHGSFHYPLPASLTTLLTNLALLNLGVWLARRQDMVSIAMVVALLVLAFLNDLATADQEGLRLVVLLACAVYYAATIYWGSRLSPVQYATWATALAGVFCLFLLVGVLRAVPVARFFGKPVVALRSGSGCVVGVLAAPPSTTNQIDSRLVTNGPQPRRWLEDRVFNATFRHVDGDIVGNYVSSSWFIAKPLPSPVPGANTLSGFYTLFHRFVGRDGSAMSASPDPRFYANIVGVGVFNTTDYIAIFYSDFGLAGALILSAFMGAGAQWVFLRARDNARLADTQALALVTMGLFMSVRGNYFGAVGFWFTLLLVYAQERAFGRLGEVSAAGAHLVEDGKPRV from the coding sequence ATGGGAGAGATAGTCGGCAGCGGCGTCTTGCTGCTGCTCGCCGCGTGGTGCTCTGTCCGGCGCTTTCGGTACTTGCTCACTCCATCCACCGTGTTCGTTGGCGTGTGGTTTGTGATCTTTGTCCTCTACGCACTAGACCCTTTCCTGTTGCACTTGTTCTCCGTTCCGGTTACGGGATTCGCAGCGGCGCTTCACCTGGCGAGCCTGCTCATGGTCCTTGCAGGTGCCGGTCTTGCCACGCTGTTCCGCTCCCATCGGCCGCTCGCCGCCGCGCGTCCTGATCGACGGCGCTCCATTGCGCAGTTCTCATTCGTATTTCGCGCCGCTACGGCGTCGATCATTGTGGTGCTGGCTTGTGTGGTCGCGTACAAAGTGGGCATGGTCCTCCACAGGTACGGGGACCCGTTTGCCGCGCTATGCCAGGTCCGTTACGACTTAGTTCACGGGAGCTTTCACTATCCGTTGCCTGCCAGTCTTACAACCCTGTTGACGAACCTTGCGCTCTTGAATCTCGGGGTGTGGTTGGCCCGCCGCCAAGACATGGTAAGCATCGCGATGGTTGTGGCGCTGTTGGTGCTGGCCTTTCTGAACGATCTTGCGACCGCCGATCAGGAGGGGTTACGTCTCGTCGTGCTCCTAGCGTGCGCCGTATACTATGCTGCGACTATATACTGGGGATCGAGACTTTCGCCGGTGCAGTACGCGACGTGGGCGACCGCGCTTGCCGGAGTGTTCTGTCTGTTCCTGCTCGTCGGCGTTCTTCGTGCTGTTCCGGTGGCCAGATTCTTCGGGAAGCCCGTCGTCGCGCTACGTTCCGGCAGCGGCTGCGTGGTTGGCGTCCTCGCGGCACCACCGTCGACGACAAATCAGATTGATTCCAGACTCGTAACGAACGGCCCACAGCCGCGGAGATGGCTCGAGGATCGAGTGTTCAATGCCACGTTCCGGCACGTGGATGGCGATATTGTGGGAAACTATGTTTCATCGAGTTGGTTCATCGCCAAGCCTCTGCCGAGCCCGGTCCCGGGTGCCAACACGCTTAGTGGTTTCTATACGCTCTTCCACCGGTTCGTCGGTCGTGACGGATCGGCGATGTCGGCTTCACCGGACCCTCGCTTCTACGCGAACATTGTCGGAGTCGGTGTATTCAACACCACCGACTACATCGCCATCTTCTACTCGGACTTCGGGCTCGCTGGGGCGTTGATTCTGAGCGCCTTCATGGGCGCGGGGGCGCAGTGGGTGTTCTTGCGCGCGCGGGATAACGCGAGACTGGCGGATACCCAGGCGCTGGCCCTCGTGACCATGGGTTTGTTCATGTCGGTCCGCGGGAACTACTTCGGCGCGGTGGGGTTCTGGTTCACGTTACTGCTGGTGTACGCGCAGGAGCGGGCCTTCGGCCGGCTGGGCGAGGTGTCCGCCGCGGGCGCACATCTGGTCGAGGACGGCAAGCCGCGAGTCTAG